Proteins encoded within one genomic window of Agelaius phoeniceus isolate bAgePho1 chromosome 9, bAgePho1.hap1, whole genome shotgun sequence:
- the LOC129122901 gene encoding cytochrome P450 2C8-like — protein MAMFSLALLQLSEEYGPVFTVHLGSDPVVVLHGYDVVKEALVDRADEFAARGHMPIGDRANNGLGIVFSNNELWLQVRRFSLTTLRNFGMGKRSIEERIQEESDYLLEEINKTKGTAFDPTFMLSCAVSNVICSIVFGKRYDYKDKKFLALMDNMNNIFEMMNSRWGQLYQMFSNIMDYLPGPHNNIFGEFDALKAFVAEEVKLHQASLDPNSPQDFIDCFLSKMQEEKGRPNSSFHMKNLITSAFDLFIAGTETTSTTVRYGLLLLLKYPKIQEKIQEEIDQVVGRSRKPCVADRTQMPYTDAVVHEIQRFISLIPLALPHTVTKDTSFRDYVIPKGTTIFPVLTSVLHDSKEFPNPHEFNPEHFLNKNGSFKKSEFFMPFSAGKRICPGEGLARMEIFLLIATILQNFTLKSVVNPQELNITPTLSGTGNVPPAYQLCAVPR, from the exons ATGGCCATGTTCTCTCTTGCACTTTTACAGCTCAGTGAAGAGTATGGACCCGTGTTCACAGTGCACCTGGGCTCTGACCCAGTGGTGGTGCTGCACGGATATGATGTGGTGAAAGAAGCCTTGGTCGATCGCGCAGACGAGTTTGCTGCCAGGGGACACATGCCAATTGGAGACAGGGCTAACAATGGATTAG GGATTGTTTTTAGCAACAATGAGCTATGGTTACAAGTCCGGCGGTTTTCTCTCACCACTCTGCGAAACTTTGGAATGGGGAAGAGGAGCATTGAAGAGAGGATACAGGAGGAATCTGACTACTTGCTGGAAGAGATCAACAAAACAAAGG GAACAGCTTTTGACCCAACCTTcatgctgagctgtgctgtctCCAATGTCATATGCTCCATTGTCTTTGGGAAACGATATGATTATAAAGACAAGAAGTTCCTGGCTCTGATGGACAACATGAACAATATCTTTGAGATGATGAACTCCCGCTGGGGACAG CTCTACCAGATGTTCTCAAATATCATGGACTacctgcctggcccacacaacAATATATTCGGAGAATTTGATGCTCTAAAAGCCTTTGTAGCAGAGGAGGTGAAGTTGCACCAAGCCTCCCTAGATCCCAATTCCCCTCAGGATTTCATCGACTGTTTCCTCAGCAAAATGCAGGAG GAGAAAGGTCGTCCCAATTCCAGTTTCCACATGAAGAACCTGATAACAAGTGCTTTCGACTTGTTCATTGCTGGAACTGAGACAACAAGCACCACTGTACGATATGGGCTTCTGCTTCTTCTCAAATATCCAAAGATACAAG AGAAAATTCAAGAAGAGATTGACCAGGTAGTAGGACGATCAAGAAAACCCTGTGTGGCTGACCGGACCCAGATGCCCTACACAGATGCTGTGGTCCATGAAATCCAGCGCTTCATCTCTCTTATCCCCCTGGCTCTCCCTCACACTGTGACCAAAGACACCAGCTTCAGAGACTATGTCATTCCTAAG GGCACCACAATTTTCCCCGTCCTCACTTCTGTCCTCCATGACAGTAAAGAGTTTCCAAACCCTCATGAGTTTAATCCTGAACATTTCTTGAATAAGAATGGTAGCTTTAAAAAGAGCGAATTCTTCATGCCCTTCTCAGCAG GAAAACGAATATGCCCAGGAGAGGGCCTGGCACGAATGGAGATATTCTTACTCATAGCCACCATCTTGCAGAACTTTACTTTGAAGTCTGTTGTCAACCCCCAGGAGCTCAACATAACCCCGACTCTGAGTGGGACAGGCAATGTACCTCCTGCCtaccagctctgtgctgtccccCGCTGA